Proteins co-encoded in one Cricetulus griseus strain 17A/GY chromosome 1 unlocalized genomic scaffold, alternate assembly CriGri-PICRH-1.0 chr1_1, whole genome shotgun sequence genomic window:
- the Bmp4 gene encoding bone morphogenetic protein 4: protein MIPGNRMLMVVLLCQVLLGGASHASLIPETGKKKVAEIQGHAGGRRSGQSHELLRDFEATLLQMFGLRRRPQPSKSAVIPDYMRDLYRLQSGDEEEEEQSQGSGLEYPERPASRANTVRSFHHEEHLENIPGTSENSAFRFLFNLSSIPENEAISSAELRLFREQVDQGPDWERGFHRINIYEVMKPPAEIEPGHLITRLLDTRLVHHNVTRWETFDVSPAVLRWTREKQPNYGLAIEVTHLHQTRTHQGQHVRISRSLPQGSGDWAQLRPLLVTFGHDGRGHTLTRRRRAKRSPKHHPQRSRKKNKNCRRHSLYVDFSDVGWNDWIVAPPGYQAFYCHGDCPFPLADHLNSTNHAIVQTLVNSVNSSIPKACCVPTELSAISMLYLDEYDKVVLKNYQEMVVEGCGCR, encoded by the exons ATGATTCCTGGTAACCGAATGCTGATGGTCGTTTTATTATGCCAAGTCCTGCTAGGAGGCGCGAGCCATGCTAGTTTGATACCTGAGACCGGGAAGAAAAAAGTCGCCGAGATTCAGGGCCACGCGGGAGGACGCCGCTCAGGGCAGAGCCATGAGCTCCTGCGGGACTTCGAGGCGACACTTCTCCAGATGTTTGGGCTGCGCCGCCGTCCGCAGCCAAGCAAGAGCGCCGTCATCCCGGATTACATGAGGGATCTTTACCGGCTCCAGTCTGGagacgaggaggaggaagagcagagccAGGGATCTGGGTTGGAGTACCCCGAGCGTCCAGCCAGCCGGGCCAACACCGTGAGGAGTTTCCATCACGAAG AACATCTGGAGAACATCCCAGGGACCAGTGAGAACTCTGCTTTTCGTTTCCTCTTCAACCTCAGCAGCATCCCAGAGAATGAGGCCATCTCCTCTGCAGAGCTCCGGCTATTTCGGGAGCAGGTGGACCAGGGCCCTGACTGGGAACGGGGCTTCCACCGTATAAACATTTATGAGGTTATGAAGCCCCCAGCAGAAATAGAGCCTGGACACCTCATCACACGACTACTGGACACCAGACTAGTACACCACAATGTGACACGGTGGGAAACTTTCGATGTGAGCCCTGCGGTCCTTCGCTGGACCCGGGAAAAGCAGCCCAATTATGGGCTAGCCATTGAGGTGACTCACCTCCACCAGACACGGACCCACCAGGGCCAGCATGTCAGGATTAGCCGATCGTTACCTCAAGGGAGTGGAGATTGGGCCCAACTCCGGCCCCTCCTGGTCACTTTTGGGCATGATGGCCGGGGCCATACCTTGACCCGCCGTCGGAGGGCCAAGCGTAGTCCCAAACATCACCCACAGCGGTCCAGAAAGAAGAATAAGAACTGCCGTCGCCATTCACTCTACGTGGACTTCAGTGACGTGGGCTGGAATGACTGGATTGTGGCCCCACCAGGCTATCAGGCCTTCTACTGCCATGGGGACTGTCCTTTTCCACTGGCGGACCACCTCAACTCAACCAACCATGCCATTGTTCAAACCCTGGTCAACTCTGTTAACTCTAGTATTCCCAAGGCCTGTTGTGTCCCCACTGAACTGAGTGCCATCTCCATGTTGTACCTGGATGAGTATGACAAGGTTGTATTGAAAAATTATCAGGAGATGGTGGTGGAGGGATGTGGATGCCGCTGA